Within Populus trichocarpa isolate Nisqually-1 chromosome 6, P.trichocarpa_v4.1, whole genome shotgun sequence, the genomic segment AAGTGATTTTATCAATCCGTTTCTGCGCTTTCTCAATTAATTCCGCTTCTTCCTTCTTCGTTTCATCTActtcctctccttctctctgCGATTGTGATTGTaattgtggttgcggttgcgaCGGATTAGAAGGAGCatctcctccgcctcctcctccgcTATGAGTTCGGGTTTGGGCTTGGGCTTGCCTCGATGGAGAATCGTCCAAAGAATTTGATCCCTCCATCATCTATCTGAATTCAATGAATGAAACcctaagaagaaagaaatagaggaatggtttaggtttaggtttaggtttaggtttaggctCGGGGGAAAAGAAAGGAAGCAGCCGATGATACTAAATACTAATAATATTTAGCAGCTCTGGCTGGCTGGTTGCGGGCGGAGTGGGTTCTTCTAAATTACATACACACAGTCTTTCTGTTACGTGTGTGTTGTGCAGAGGAGCGGAAACTTCCCGATGAATCCCACCCGTTTTTTCTCTAACCCTATTTAAGCCTGACCCGCTTTTCCTAGGACCTTAATGGGCCTTCTTTTGGGAGCTTGATGTTATATGCTAATAATTATCAGgcctttcttctattttaattaaattaacaaaatttaattaaggttccgttttttttttttttttttgcgtttctatatttagttaatcaatttatatcatataatttatatggaattcattaaaaaatatcaattgaaatattaattaaaaaatctataaattatattttttttaattaatatttttcaaattacaatcataaaaattatcataatgtcaaacacacattaaattatctaattattttcaaatcctACAATcttatattataattacaattacaattacaatacattatattatattatattattataaaatatactaaaacagCTCACGGCaccacaaagttttttttatattttatcttcaatttgttttaattgcAACTTTCaatgtcaaaattaataattaatttcttaagatTTGTTAAGTAAAGGGAAAAAGGAGTATCGAAATATAAAATAAGGAgaagaaattctaaaaaaaaggattgaagtGTTAAATAAGGAGAAATTTTATTATCAGACTCaaattcattttgtattttcaatataggttaaatttcataattatggtgtatttatatagaaaaacatacttttactataattattttttaattatgaaagtACAGTTATGTTTTAccagattttattttaaggtttaaaATACCACTTTAAGTGTTGTtctaaaacaattgaaatttgATTAACCAAGATCCTTGAATAATATTCTTGAGTGCCATGTATAGTTTCAACCATTCCTTTCATCTCATCCACTACTGCTGCTTAAAAATGCTCGAATTATCCTCTTTACATGTCAAGGAAATACAAGTAATCAATCCAACGCAGTGAGTccttaaaaatcacaaaaccctAGACCATACACCTTAAGCTTTAAACccagaaaatcacaaaaatacaGGGGAAAAAACACTAAGATGAACACTACCAAACTAGACCTTGAAAATCCCTTTCCACCTCCCGCGCCAGAGATGACTGCTTGACCTTGAATCATGATCCTGAATTTGCAGGTCCCAGTAGAGGGGTCATTGTTTATAACAACTGAAAGGTTATTTGGGAACTTACAAGCACTTTCAAGTTGATTATTCTGCTGGTAGTAACTGTTAAATGCATAGGAGATGTTGCCCCGCGCATCCAGATTTTCACAAGAAGTTCCATACCCTAGACTAGTACAGTCCGCGTTAGCACAAGCATAGCTCACACTCGGTCCCACCTGCGGATCATCAAGGCTTGCTGATGGAGACATAATACACCATTGTCTGGCTAAATAATGTACATCCCTTGCCGGTACCAGACCCTTTGAATTTGCCGTCACCAGGCTAACTGCATACTTAGGCTGTCCATCCAAGTAAAACAATCCCCAGTGGCGCTCAAAATTACCAGGCTGAATGCTTTTGGCATCTTCGTCTATGAGACTAAATAAATAGGCATCCACATAACCAGGACGCAGTGGGGTTCCCTTGTTGGAAATGACACTATCCATAAACCCTTGGTTGAACTGCTGTGCGTAGTTCAAGTTTGCGTTTTTGTCTCCGTCGGTAGGCCACCCAATTTCCCCAATGACAACGGGCAAGCTTCCATAACCATTCTTCTGCAAAGCCCATATAAGGGTGTCATGGTTCGCATCAAACACATTGTCGTAAATTGTCCCACCATCGTTCAAGGGAAATGACTTGTTGCCGAAGAATGCAAAGCCAAGGGGGAAATTAGGATCACTGTAAAGGCTTATAAATGGATAGATATTGACAGTGAATGGAGCCCCATTGTCGCTCAAGAACTTGACAATCGATAGCATGAGATCATGGATGTCTGAACGGAAGTCACCATCGGATGGAAGATTTGTTGGACTCTCATACACATCAGCATTGAGGGGAACGGTGACTTTCACCCGAGTGCTTAGTCCGGCTTTTGTTAAAGCTGATTGGATATTCCGAAGAGCAGGAAGAGTTGTTCCCAGAAAGCTTCCATTGTAGGATGACAAGAATGGCTCATTTCCAACTGCAACGTACCTTGTAAATAACTCAAAATTACTGGTGAATAAATCCCCCCCAACACAAGACAAGCTCTATATATAGCGGAACATCTAAACACCATAAAAGCAGAGCAAGCTCATATAGTATAATCCTAGTCATGATCcttaatttgtttcttcttaCCAGACACACTCTTGGCTTGTGTAATTCAAGTCAAATACATGAACTACAATTAATGATCGGCAAAGCAAATCAATCCATgtcaatggaaaaaagaaacaaggaaagggATCGATGGATTACCTGATGTCTGCACCACCAGAAGAGATATGAGAAGAGACATTCTTGGCCACCCAGGTGTCAGCAGCTTGCTCACTATTGGCCAGATTATAAAGCATATCATTGGGAATACCCACCATGATTTGAATCCCAGAATTAGCGAGAGCATTTAGAGTTGCTGAATCAGCATCAAATAGCTTGACCTTCTGAAAACCGTTGTCCCTGAGCATTTTAACCACAGTGGAAGGCGGCAAAGGATGCGTTGCCTGAGTTCCCCAGTTGACTCCAATTCCACTCACGGAATCCACCAGCAATTGAAGGATAGATAAGCAGCGCAGGGTTACAACAAGGGGTTGTTGCCTTTGCCTTGTAGACACCACTCCTTTGATCAAACCCCCCATGGTGTTTTACATATATCTATATACTTGAGAAATTAAGACAGGATCATGAAACTATCTCTGGATTCTAAAACAGTTATTACAGTTAACTActatggtttggtttggtttggtttggtctGGATACAATAAACCAGCTAGAAAATTAAAGACGGTTCAAGAGCAACAAAACAGCAGGTAGCAAGCTAGCTGACGAAGATGGAGATTACAAGGGAATAAAGAAGAGAGTATAGTCCATGCTTAAGATATAGCATATGCTTACATGATAATGCATAATATAGCAATAAGGATCGTGATGAGGAGGAAAGAatgttctttcattttttaccaATCAATGGAGAGATGAAGAATGTGTTTCGGGTCTCAAAAAAACAGGTTTAAGAAAAAGTTacgggttttcttttttaattaaagggtTTTAAAGTGAAATTCAGTGTGCTGATTAACCAATTGCATCACACTTCCCAGC encodes:
- the LOC18100809 gene encoding glucan endo-1,3-beta-glucosidase 5, yielding MGGLIKGVVSTRQRQQPLVVTLRCLSILQLLVDSVSGIGVNWGTQATHPLPPSTVVKMLRDNGFQKVKLFDADSATLNALANSGIQIMVGIPNDMLYNLANSEQAADTWVAKNVSSHISSGGADIRYVAVGNEPFLSSYNGSFLGTTLPALRNIQSALTKAGLSTRVKVTVPLNADVYESPTNLPSDGDFRSDIHDLMLSIVKFLSDNGAPFTVNIYPFISLYSDPNFPLGFAFFGNKSFPLNDGGTIYDNVFDANHDTLIWALQKNGYGSLPVVIGEIGWPTDGDKNANLNYAQQFNQGFMDSVISNKGTPLRPGYVDAYLFSLIDEDAKSIQPGNFERHWGLFYLDGQPKYAVSLVTANSKGLVPARDVHYLARQWCIMSPSASLDDPQVGPSVSYACANADCTSLGYGTSCENLDARGNISYAFNSYYQQNNQLESACKFPNNLSVVINNDPSTGTCKFRIMIQGQAVISGAGGGKGFSRSSLVVFILVFFPLYFCDFLGLKLKVYGLGFCDF